A window from Streptomyces sp. NBC_00299 encodes these proteins:
- a CDS encoding trypsin-like peptidase domain-containing protein: MDGDSDGDAASGEGDFELARPAGAPASVPEADVTAPATEVAEQAGAVADGAVVAEPAADDAVLPTVPAADDAAVPAAPVAERPKPLHDPDPYSTPPYGEPGPWAPAPPVQHPAATPAHGTAVPMPPPSAQGVKTPAQGTAVPVPPPPAPGVPTAAPGAPAPTTGTQAAAHTAPVSPVPPTPPVGEPTPAPEPARSATATVVPPNIPAQTAPPAPGTATRATPTPATPAADAPPPTNPWQNYDPWSRTHHPTSHPAPLQQNGAALATGVPSRKRGRKALVVGALLLALVSGGVGGAVGAYLERNGGVGDVELPQAGSESAGRAPDSVAGIAARALPSVVTLHVSGSEEQGTGTGFVLDDRGHILTNNHVVEPAGDDGEISVTFHSGDTAKATVVGRDGGYDLAVVKVTGVSGLDPLPLGNSDNVQVGDPVVAIGAPFDLAGTVTSGIVSAKERPITAGGESGDGSDVSYVDALQTDAPINPGNSGGPLLDAQGRVVGINSAIRSADSGSDLDGGQAGSIGLGFAIPVNQAKRVAEELINTGRATHPVIGVTLDMDYTGDGARVGTKGSDGGPAVTGGGPGAKAGLKSGDVITEVNGQRVHSGEELIVKTRAHRPGDRLELTLERGGKEISISLTLGSSSGG; encoded by the coding sequence GTGGACGGGGACAGCGACGGCGACGCGGCTTCGGGCGAGGGCGACTTCGAGCTGGCGCGGCCCGCGGGAGCGCCCGCGTCCGTCCCGGAGGCAGACGTGACGGCCCCGGCCACGGAGGTCGCCGAGCAGGCCGGCGCCGTGGCCGACGGTGCCGTGGTCGCGGAGCCCGCGGCTGACGACGCCGTTCTTCCTACCGTGCCCGCGGCCGACGACGCCGCCGTTCCCGCCGCGCCCGTCGCCGAGCGCCCCAAGCCCCTGCACGATCCCGACCCCTACAGCACCCCGCCCTACGGCGAGCCCGGCCCCTGGGCCCCCGCTCCGCCGGTCCAGCACCCGGCGGCCACGCCCGCGCACGGGACGGCGGTACCGATGCCGCCCCCGTCGGCGCAGGGCGTGAAGACGCCGGCGCAGGGCACTGCCGTACCCGTCCCGCCCCCGCCGGCGCCCGGCGTGCCGACTGCCGCGCCCGGTGCACCCGCCCCGACGACCGGCACCCAGGCCGCAGCCCACACGGCCCCCGTCTCACCGGTACCCCCGACCCCGCCCGTAGGCGAACCCACGCCCGCGCCGGAACCGGCCCGCAGTGCAACCGCCACGGTGGTGCCCCCCAACATCCCCGCCCAGACAGCACCTCCGGCGCCCGGCACAGCCACCCGGGCCACCCCCACCCCGGCGACCCCGGCGGCCGACGCCCCGCCCCCCACCAACCCCTGGCAGAACTACGACCCCTGGTCCCGCACCCACCACCCCACCTCTCACCCCGCCCCCCTCCAGCAGAACGGCGCCGCGCTCGCCACCGGCGTGCCGAGTCGCAAGCGTGGGAGGAAGGCGCTCGTCGTCGGTGCCCTGTTGCTCGCGCTCGTGTCCGGTGGGGTCGGTGGGGCCGTAGGGGCGTATCTGGAGCGCAACGGGGGTGTGGGGGACGTGGAGCTGCCGCAGGCCGGCAGTGAGTCGGCCGGACGGGCGCCGGACAGTGTCGCCGGGATCGCCGCGCGTGCCCTGCCGAGTGTCGTGACGCTCCATGTGAGCGGCAGCGAGGAGCAGGGCACCGGCACCGGATTCGTGCTCGACGACCGCGGTCACATCCTCACCAACAACCACGTCGTCGAACCCGCGGGTGACGACGGCGAGATATCCGTGACCTTCCACAGCGGCGACACCGCGAAGGCCACCGTGGTCGGACGGGACGGCGGCTACGACCTCGCCGTCGTCAAGGTCACCGGCGTCAGCGGGCTCGACCCCCTGCCGCTCGGCAACTCCGACAACGTCCAGGTCGGCGACCCCGTCGTGGCCATCGGCGCCCCGTTCGACCTGGCGGGCACCGTCACCTCAGGCATCGTCAGCGCCAAGGAGCGGCCGATCACGGCCGGCGGCGAGAGCGGCGACGGCAGCGACGTGTCGTACGTCGACGCGCTGCAGACCGACGCGCCCATCAACCCAGGCAACTCCGGCGGCCCTCTCCTCGACGCCCAGGGCCGCGTCGTCGGCATCAACTCCGCGATCCGTTCCGCCGACAGCGGGTCCGACCTCGACGGCGGCCAGGCAGGCTCCATCGGCCTCGGCTTCGCCATCCCGGTCAACCAGGCCAAGCGCGTCGCCGAGGAGCTGATCAACACGGGCAGGGCGACCCACCCCGTCATCGGGGTCACCCTCGACATGGACTACACCGGCGACGGAGCCCGCGTCGGCACCAAGGGCAGCGACGGCGGCCCCGCGGTCACCGGCGGCGGCCCCGGCGCCAAGGCCGGCCTCAAGTCCGGCGACGTCATCACCGAGGTCAACGGCCAGCGCGTCCACTCCGGCGAGGAGCTCATCGTCAAGACCCGCGCCCACCGCCCCGGCGACCGGCTGGAACTGACCTTGGAGCGGGGCGGAAAGGAGATCTCGATCTCGCTGACGCTGGGCTCTTCGAGCGGTGGCTGA
- a CDS encoding anti-sigma factor family protein, whose amino-acid sequence MSGTRPNPAERLLAEQHLGDRLSALVDGELGHETRERVLAHLATCARCKSEVDAQRRLKNVFAEAAPPPPSESFLARLQGLPGGGDLDGGGSPLGGGGFGGLSGRPGAGAFGMKRDDRFEFGYVPSRSHAVPALPASDRGFRTHPVGRHDADRASSRMRFALVAAGAVSLAAISLGGVTSSAPTDAEARSGSGTGSNVTPTRTQGTGGTAAPENQRRRAVGPLLAQGQGAQTPDTPVAPTEVAAPLLPGMPAHPADADIHTLAAPVVAGAAAMSPLIRPLSTTPPLALASWATTAAITAAPDLLTAPLPDATSSPSAPPATGR is encoded by the coding sequence GTGAGTGGCACCCGACCCAACCCCGCCGAACGGCTCCTCGCCGAGCAGCACCTTGGCGACCGACTTTCCGCCCTCGTCGACGGAGAGCTCGGTCATGAGACGCGCGAGCGCGTTCTGGCCCACCTGGCGACCTGCGCCAGGTGCAAGTCGGAGGTCGACGCCCAGCGCCGACTGAAGAACGTCTTCGCGGAGGCGGCCCCGCCGCCTCCCTCAGAGAGTTTCCTGGCCCGTCTTCAGGGCCTACCTGGAGGAGGTGACCTGGACGGCGGTGGCTCGCCGCTGGGCGGGGGAGGATTCGGCGGACTGTCCGGACGGCCGGGCGCCGGGGCCTTCGGCATGAAGCGGGACGACCGCTTCGAGTTCGGATACGTTCCGTCGCGTTCGCACGCCGTCCCGGCGCTCCCCGCCTCAGACCGCGGCTTCCGCACCCACCCCGTGGGCCGGCATGACGCCGATCGTGCGTCCTCCCGCATGCGGTTCGCCCTGGTCGCGGCGGGCGCGGTGTCGCTGGCGGCGATCTCGCTGGGCGGCGTCACGAGCAGTGCGCCGACCGACGCGGAGGCGCGCAGCGGCTCGGGGACCGGCAGCAATGTGACGCCTACGCGGACCCAGGGCACGGGCGGCACGGCGGCACCGGAGAACCAGCGCCGCCGTGCCGTGGGCCCCCTGCTCGCGCAGGGGCAGGGTGCGCAGACGCCCGACACCCCCGTGGCCCCGACCGAGGTCGCGGCTCCCCTCCTGCCCGGGATGCCGGCCCATCCCGCCGACGCGGACATACACACCCTCGCCGCGCCCGTGGTGGCCGGCGCGGCCGCCATGTCCCCGCTGATACGCCCGCTCAGCACGACCCCGCCGCTCGCGCTGGCCTCGTGGGCCACGACCGCCGCGATCACAGCGGCCCCCGACCTGCTCACCGCACCCCTCCCCGACGCCACCTCATCCCCCTCCGCCCCTCCGGCCACCGGCCGCTGA
- the sigE gene encoding RNA polymerase sigma factor SigE, whose protein sequence is MLRRFLGSAGRPKSVNDTADHSHADDYAQTATFSTDADGQAWTPPTWEEIVSTHSGRVYRLAYRLTGNQHDAEDLTQEVFVRVFRSLSTYTPGTFEGWLHRITTNLFLDMVRRKQRIRFDALGDEAAERLPSKEPSPQQVFNDAHFDADVQQALDTLAPEFRAAVVLCDIEGLSYEEIAATLGVKLGTVRSRIHRGRSQLRKALAHRSPEARAERRSFVPRVPALGGGGATA, encoded by the coding sequence GTGCTCCGGCGCTTTCTCGGATCGGCAGGTAGGCCGAAATCCGTGAACGACACCGCTGACCACAGCCACGCCGACGACTACGCCCAGACCGCGACCTTCTCCACCGACGCGGACGGGCAGGCGTGGACTCCGCCCACCTGGGAGGAGATCGTCAGCACGCACAGCGGCCGCGTCTACCGCCTGGCGTACCGCCTCACCGGCAACCAGCACGACGCAGAGGACCTGACGCAGGAGGTCTTCGTCCGCGTCTTCCGCTCCCTGTCGACGTACACGCCGGGCACCTTCGAGGGCTGGCTGCACCGCATCACCACCAACCTCTTCCTGGACATGGTCCGTCGCAAGCAGCGCATCCGCTTCGACGCGCTGGGCGACGAGGCCGCCGAGCGGCTGCCCAGCAAGGAGCCCTCGCCCCAGCAGGTCTTCAACGACGCGCACTTCGACGCGGACGTCCAGCAGGCCCTCGACACCCTCGCGCCCGAGTTCCGCGCCGCGGTCGTCCTGTGCGACATCGAAGGACTGTCGTACGAGGAGATCGCCGCGACCCTCGGAGTCAAGCTGGGCACCGTCCGGTCCCGCATCCACCGCGGCCGTTCCCAGCTGCGCAAGGCCCTCGCGCACCGTTCGCCGGAGGCGCGTGCCGAGCGCCGCTCCTTCGTGCCGCGCGTGCCCGCACTGGGGGGAGGGGGCGCGACCGCGTGA
- a CDS encoding O-methyltransferase: MCGFPGATDTVTPRQPRGQERVITGNRQTSWAFADAYVAEDDVLRWARDRAREAGLRSVSPGTGAALRMLAATVDAKAVAEIGTGTGVSGIHLLHGMRPDGVLTTVDPEPEHQQFARQAFRAAGFASNRARFIPGRALDVLPRLADAGYDLVLCDGDRLEFLDYLAESLRLLRSGGLVVFEGVFANGRTVDSGPQPTEVIRIRELLRAVRESQELVPSLLPVGDGLLCAVKR, encoded by the coding sequence ATCTGCGGGTTCCCGGGCGCAACGGATACAGTCACGCCCAGGCAACCACGGGGACAGGAGAGGGTCATTACCGGCAACCGGCAGACGAGCTGGGCGTTCGCCGACGCCTACGTCGCCGAGGACGACGTCCTGCGCTGGGCCCGTGACCGGGCCCGCGAGGCGGGGCTGCGCTCGGTGTCGCCCGGCACGGGTGCCGCGCTGCGGATGCTCGCCGCCACGGTGGACGCCAAGGCCGTCGCGGAGATCGGCACCGGTACCGGCGTCTCCGGAATCCACCTCCTGCACGGTATGCGCCCGGACGGCGTGCTGACCACGGTCGACCCCGAGCCCGAGCACCAGCAGTTCGCCCGGCAGGCCTTCCGGGCCGCCGGCTTCGCCAGCAACCGCGCCCGCTTCATCCCGGGCCGCGCCCTGGACGTCCTGCCCCGCCTCGCCGACGCCGGTTACGACCTCGTCCTGTGCGACGGCGACCGGCTGGAGTTCCTCGACTATCTCGCTGAATCGTTGCGCCTGCTGCGCTCGGGCGGCCTCGTGGTCTTCGAGGGCGTCTTCGCCAACGGCCGCACGGTCGATTCGGGCCCGCAGCCCACCGAGGTCATACGGATCCGGGAACTGCTGCGCGCGGTGCGCGAGAGCCAGGAGCTGGTGCCGTCCCTGCTGCCGGTGGGCGACGGGCTGCTCTGCGCGGTCAAGCGCTGA
- a CDS encoding DUF3117 domain-containing protein produces the protein MAAMKPRTGDGPLEVTKEGRGIVMRVPLEGGGRLVVELTPDEADALGDALKKVVG, from the coding sequence ATGGCGGCCATGAAGCCGCGGACGGGCGATGGCCCGCTCGAGGTGACCAAGGAGGGGCGGGGCATCGTCATGCGCGTTCCGCTCGAAGGCGGCGGTCGGCTCGTCGTCGAGCTGACCCCGGACGAGGCCGACGCGCTCGGCGATGCCCTCAAGAAGGTCGTCGGCTGA